In Ectothiorhodospiraceae bacterium 2226, a single window of DNA contains:
- the gspD gene encoding type II secretion system secretin GspD: MTIKESQSRRGLSLRVWLLCIVLLGATGSASAQQTEQVRDNDGVTLNLKDADLQAVIAMVAERTGRNFIVDPRVKGRVTVISQQPVSDDELYQVFLSLLKIHGFAAVPGSGAIKIVPEVLAKQDEVPTVGPRAPGRGDEFVTRVIQVEHVDAAQLVPILRPLIPQRGHLAAYPPSNMLILSDSAANLQRLAEIIERMDRSSTEEVEVVRVEHASAGEIVRILTAMEAGQEGQRPGARLQISADARTNSILLGGDGSQRLRMRALISHLDQRVEGAGNTHVIYLRYASAEALLPVISGIAGSITEGMRGGQGGGAQGGQGGGAQQAPLNIQADAATNAIVVHAAPDVVRSLRTVIQQLDVRRAQVHVEAIIAEVSATKSRELGVRWGFGSSDGPVGILELPEAGPPLSNALTSALGPAALVGSGLNLAAGSFTGSFRFGALLRTLADDAGTNILSTPTLVTMDNEEAEIVVGQNVPFVTGRYTATGDTTTPTSPFQTIQREDVGIKLKVRPQINEGNAIRMLIEQEVSSLEALSETLGPTTNRRAINTTVMVDDGDILVLGGLVEDDLQELQQKVPGLGDLPVLGGLFRYQSTRKVKRNLMVFLRPVILRDAALSHAMTGAKYNFIRGEQAAVRERGVRMMPDTAAPKLPELDTLLELPAPYEEAKRRREAEERGNEAAPERSNDRDSIATPPRQSFTAPPQAPGVERRASREWDAIFD, translated from the coding sequence GTGACCATAAAGGAGTCCCAGAGCCGCCGCGGCCTATCCCTCCGGGTGTGGCTGCTGTGCATCGTGCTGCTCGGCGCGACCGGCAGCGCGTCCGCGCAGCAGACCGAACAGGTGCGTGACAACGACGGCGTGACCCTGAACCTCAAGGACGCCGACCTGCAGGCGGTGATCGCCATGGTGGCCGAGCGCACCGGCAGGAACTTCATCGTCGACCCCCGCGTGAAGGGCCGCGTGACGGTGATCTCGCAGCAGCCGGTCAGCGACGATGAGCTCTACCAGGTCTTCCTGTCGCTGCTCAAGATTCATGGTTTCGCGGCGGTGCCGGGCAGCGGGGCGATCAAGATCGTGCCCGAGGTGCTGGCCAAGCAGGACGAAGTGCCGACGGTCGGCCCGCGGGCCCCGGGCAGGGGTGACGAGTTCGTCACCCGCGTGATCCAGGTCGAGCACGTGGACGCGGCGCAGCTGGTGCCCATTCTGCGCCCGCTCATCCCGCAGCGGGGGCATCTGGCGGCCTATCCGCCGTCCAACATGCTGATCCTGTCCGACAGCGCGGCCAACCTGCAGCGCCTGGCCGAGATCATCGAGCGCATGGACCGCTCCAGCACCGAGGAGGTCGAGGTGGTGCGCGTGGAGCACGCCTCGGCCGGCGAGATCGTGCGCATCCTCACCGCCATGGAGGCCGGTCAGGAAGGCCAGCGCCCCGGCGCGCGGCTGCAAATCTCGGCCGACGCGCGCACCAATAGCATCCTGCTCGGCGGTGACGGCTCGCAGCGCCTGCGCATGCGCGCGCTGATCTCCCACCTCGACCAGCGCGTCGAGGGGGCGGGCAACACCCATGTCATCTACCTGCGCTACGCCAGCGCCGAGGCGCTGCTGCCCGTGATCAGCGGCATCGCCGGCAGCATCACCGAGGGCATGCGCGGCGGCCAGGGCGGTGGGGCCCAAGGCGGGCAGGGGGGCGGCGCTCAGCAGGCCCCGCTCAATATCCAGGCCGACGCGGCCACCAACGCCATCGTGGTGCATGCCGCGCCCGACGTGGTGCGCTCGCTGCGCACCGTGATCCAGCAGCTCGACGTGCGCCGCGCGCAGGTGCATGTGGAGGCGATTATTGCCGAGGTCTCCGCCACCAAGTCGCGCGAACTCGGCGTGCGCTGGGGTTTCGGCAGCAGCGACGGCCCGGTGGGCATTCTGGAGCTCCCCGAGGCCGGTCCGCCGCTCAGCAACGCGCTCACCAGCGCGCTCGGCCCCGCCGCGCTGGTCGGCTCCGGCCTGAACCTCGCCGCCGGCAGCTTCACCGGCTCGTTCCGCTTCGGCGCGCTGTTGCGCACCCTGGCCGACGACGCCGGGACCAATATCCTGTCCACTCCCACGCTGGTCACCATGGACAACGAGGAGGCGGAGATCGTGGTGGGTCAGAACGTGCCGTTCGTTACCGGGCGTTATACCGCCACGGGCGACACGACCACACCCACCAGCCCGTTCCAGACCATCCAGCGCGAGGACGTGGGCATCAAGCTCAAGGTGCGCCCGCAGATCAACGAGGGCAACGCGATCCGCATGCTCATCGAACAGGAGGTCTCCAGCCTGGAGGCGCTGTCCGAGACCCTGGGGCCGACCACCAACCGCCGCGCCATCAACACCACGGTGATGGTCGACGACGGTGACATCCTGGTGCTGGGCGGCCTGGTCGAGGATGACCTGCAGGAGCTCCAGCAGAAGGTGCCGGGGCTGGGTGACCTGCCGGTGCTGGGCGGGCTGTTCCGCTACCAGAGCACCCGCAAGGTGAAACGTAACCTGATGGTGTTCCTGCGGCCGGTGATCCTGCGCGACGCGGCCTTGTCGCACGCCATGACCGGCGCCAAGTACAATTTCATCCGTGGCGAGCAGGCGGCGGTGCGCGAGCGCGGCGTGCGCATGATGCCCGACACGGCGGCGCCCAAGCTGCCCGAGCTCGACACGCTGCTCGAACTGCCGGCCCCCTACGAGGAGGCCAAGCGACGCCGCGAGGCGGAAGAGCGGGGGAACGAAGCGGCACCGGAGCGCTCCAACGACAGGGACTCGATCGCCACCCCGCCGCGGCAGTCTTTCACCGCGCCGCCGCAGGCGCCGGGCGTCGAGCGGCGTGCCTCCAGGGAATGGGATGCGATCTTTGACTGA
- the gspH gene encoding type II secretion system minor pseudopilin GspH, translated as MRGARGFTLLELLVVLVVIGVLVSMAALSVRGVGAERHLAEEGRRFEALLGLAAQEAVLNTLELGIAVEAAGYRFMVLEEGDWREVNDPPLARRALPDGMEAELRLDGQPARPVEDAPQVVLYSSGEATPFELHLWVPGAGQRYVLRTGVTGRVAEAGLREDAAAAW; from the coding sequence ATGCGCGGGGCGCGCGGCTTTACGCTGCTCGAGCTCCTGGTGGTGCTGGTGGTGATCGGCGTGTTGGTGAGCATGGCGGCGCTGTCGGTGCGCGGCGTGGGTGCCGAGCGTCACTTGGCCGAGGAAGGCCGGCGCTTCGAGGCCCTGCTGGGGCTGGCGGCGCAGGAGGCGGTGCTGAATACGCTGGAGCTCGGCATCGCGGTGGAGGCCGCCGGCTACCGCTTCATGGTGCTGGAGGAGGGCGACTGGCGCGAGGTCAACGACCCGCCGCTGGCAAGGCGCGCCCTGCCGGATGGCATGGAGGCCGAGTTGCGCCTGGACGGCCAGCCCGCCCGCCCCGTGGAGGATGCGCCGCAGGTGGTGCTCTACTCCAGCGGCGAGGCGACGCCCTTCGAATTGCACCTGTGGGTGCCCGGCGCGGGGCAGCGCTACGTATTGCGTACCGGCGTCACCGGCCGCGTGGCCGAGGCCGGCCTGCGCGAGGATGCGGCGGCCGCATGGTGA
- the gspC gene encoding type II secretion system protein GspC, with protein sequence MANLMQGARAQRYAVAAHALRDKALPYLPTVVNALLVLLLAYTLAHLTWRAIAPAPITLPPAPPPATAAQAAAAPEGSTLRQVASLQLFGRAAPEVAQAPIEAPDTRLRLTLRGVVASGDPQSAMVIIADESGREQHYFVGADLPGGAVLEQVYPDRVILSRENRYETLRLPREETRDDRVQSARTTPPRARPAAARSRVPQLPSAAEAAQAAATGGGGAAADEAVDDDDGATLGQYREQLVNDPQSLWNLVQVHPVLEDGRIKGFTLSPQRDEHLFRAAGWRPGDVITQVNGIALDDTNALQEVFGQLTSADSVALEVERGGRSQQINLQF encoded by the coding sequence ATGGCGAATCTGATGCAAGGCGCCCGGGCGCAGCGTTACGCAGTCGCGGCGCATGCTCTGCGCGACAAGGCGCTGCCGTACCTGCCGACGGTGGTCAATGCCTTGCTGGTGTTGCTGCTCGCCTACACGCTCGCCCACCTCACCTGGCGCGCGATCGCGCCCGCCCCGATCACCCTGCCCCCCGCACCGCCCCCGGCGACCGCCGCCCAGGCGGCCGCCGCGCCCGAGGGCTCCACCCTGCGACAGGTGGCCTCGCTGCAGCTATTCGGGCGCGCCGCGCCGGAAGTCGCCCAGGCGCCCATCGAAGCCCCCGATACCCGTCTGCGCCTGACCCTGCGCGGCGTGGTGGCCTCCGGCGACCCGCAGAGCGCGATGGTGATCATCGCCGACGAAAGCGGGCGCGAGCAGCACTACTTCGTCGGGGCCGACCTACCGGGCGGGGCGGTGCTGGAGCAGGTCTACCCCGACCGGGTGATCCTCTCGCGCGAGAATCGCTACGAGACCCTGCGCCTGCCGCGCGAGGAAACCCGCGACGATCGCGTCCAGTCGGCGCGCACCACGCCGCCGCGGGCCCGCCCGGCCGCAGCGCGCAGTCGCGTCCCGCAGCTGCCGAGTGCGGCCGAGGCCGCACAAGCCGCCGCCACGGGCGGGGGCGGCGCGGCGGCCGATGAGGCGGTGGATGACGACGACGGCGCCACTCTCGGTCAGTACCGCGAGCAACTGGTCAACGATCCCCAGAGCCTGTGGAACCTCGTCCAGGTCCATCCCGTGCTGGAGGACGGCCGCATCAAGGGCTTCACCCTCTCACCGCAGCGCGACGAGCACCTGTTTCGCGCCGCCGGATGGCGCCCCGGCGACGTGATCACCCAGGTCAACGGCATCGCCCTCGACGACACCAACGCCCTACAGGAAGTGTTCGGCCAGCTCACCTCGGCCGACAGCGTTGCGCTGGAGGTCGAGCGTGGCGGTCGGAGCCAGCAAATCAATCTGCAATTCTAA
- the gspF gene encoding type II secretion system inner membrane protein GspF, protein MSAFEYQAMDAAGRQKKGVLEGDTARQIRQQLREQGMVPLSVEEVAQREARKRRGFSVGRGVSATDLALITRQLATLVGSGLPLEESLATTARQSEKPRLASMLMAVRTRVMEGHTLAHGLGEFPHIFPDIYRTTVAAGEQSGHLDVVLDRLADYTENRQQMRQKIQLALFYPLLLTLIAIAVTVALLAYVVPEIVQVFDNIGQELPWLTVALIAVSDALRATWMWLVGGLLVAFLAARHVFAQPGPKRWLHGMLLRLPLIGRLVRGLNTSRFARTLSILSASGVPVLEALRVSAEVVGNLPMRAAIHEAALRVREGASLSGALERSGYFPPMTVHLIGSGEASGRLEQMLERAAVNQERELETRIAMIMGLFEPLLILTMGLMVLLIVLAILLPIFELNQLVQ, encoded by the coding sequence ATGAGCGCGTTCGAATACCAGGCCATGGATGCCGCCGGCCGCCAGAAGAAGGGCGTGCTGGAGGGCGACACCGCGCGCCAGATCCGCCAGCAGCTTCGCGAGCAGGGCATGGTCCCGCTCTCGGTCGAGGAGGTGGCGCAGCGCGAGGCGCGCAAGCGCCGCGGCTTCTCGGTCGGGCGCGGCGTGTCGGCCACCGATCTCGCGCTCATCACGCGCCAACTCGCCACCCTGGTCGGCTCCGGCCTGCCGCTGGAGGAGTCGCTTGCCACCACCGCGCGCCAGAGCGAGAAGCCGCGTCTGGCCAGCATGCTGATGGCGGTGCGCACGCGGGTGATGGAGGGCCACACCCTGGCCCACGGCCTCGGCGAGTTCCCGCACATCTTCCCCGACATCTACCGCACCACGGTGGCGGCCGGTGAGCAGTCCGGCCACCTCGACGTGGTGCTGGATCGCCTGGCCGATTACACCGAGAACCGCCAGCAGATGCGCCAGAAGATCCAGCTGGCGCTGTTCTATCCGCTGCTGCTGACCCTCATCGCGATCGCGGTGACCGTGGCCCTGCTGGCCTACGTGGTGCCCGAGATCGTGCAGGTGTTCGACAACATCGGCCAGGAGCTGCCGTGGCTCACGGTGGCGCTGATCGCGGTGAGCGACGCCTTGCGCGCGACCTGGATGTGGTTGGTCGGGGGGCTGCTGGTCGCGTTCCTCGCCGCCCGGCATGTATTCGCCCAGCCCGGCCCCAAACGCTGGCTGCACGGTATGCTGCTGCGTCTGCCGCTGATCGGACGCCTGGTGCGCGGCCTCAATACCTCGCGCTTTGCGCGCACGCTCAGCATCCTGAGCGCCAGCGGCGTGCCGGTGCTGGAGGCGCTGCGCGTCTCCGCCGAGGTGGTCGGCAACCTGCCCATGCGCGCCGCGATCCACGAGGCGGCGCTGCGGGTGCGCGAAGGCGCCAGCCTGTCCGGCGCCCTGGAGCGCAGCGGTTACTTTCCGCCCATGACCGTGCACCTGATCGGCAGCGGCGAGGCCAGCGGGCGCCTGGAACAGATGCTGGAGCGCGCCGCGGTGAACCAGGAGCGCGAGCTGGAGACGCGTATCGCGATGATCATGGGCCTGTTCGAGCCGCTGCTCATCCTGACCATGGGTCTGATGGTGCTGCTGATCGTGCTCGCCATTCTGCTGCCCATCTTCGAGTTGAACCAGTTGGTGCAGTAG
- a CDS encoding PAS domain-containing protein yields MQHNDSFILGSSPPVAPDAGHPWTPLRFLNLYRFLIAGFFVLVAERVLDVAPLGAYNPALFYWVALAYLAFSLVSAFTVHWRHPSFELQVHLQVIVDIVVVTLLMHASGGIASGLGMLMVISIAGGAMLLAGRAAGLFAALATVAVLLEQIGTHFANPAAAEQYSQAGLLGMTFFATAVLSHVLGWHIRHNERLAAQQAEALRRMAQLTEFVIERMQTGVVVADAEGQVHLMNDAARQLLGLSRVALARDLQALAPELARGWRAAAAGSPPPARPFRAPLSGAEIIPRFATLGDGRTGMVIFLEDTDAMAQQAQQLKLASLGRLTASIAHEIRNPLGAISHAAALLNEAPSLLTEDRRLIEIIEAHSRRMNVIVENVLQLGRRGQPQPTLMDVEPWLTQFRDEFLATVRVPAHAFEVRVHPPGLQVRVDPSHLHQILWNLCQNAARHSPRWRVEARLDARTGKPRIDVVDEGPGIPKDAAGHIFEPFFTTDRNGTGLGLYIARELAEYNRARLNYVPDAGGARFSLSFPDPRRQNEAA; encoded by the coding sequence TTGCAGCACAACGACAGTTTCATCCTCGGCTCATCCCCCCCGGTGGCGCCGGACGCGGGCCACCCCTGGACCCCGCTGCGCTTTCTGAACCTTTACCGGTTTCTGATCGCCGGTTTCTTCGTATTGGTCGCCGAACGGGTGCTCGATGTCGCGCCGCTCGGCGCGTACAACCCCGCCCTGTTCTACTGGGTCGCCCTCGCCTACCTGGCCTTCAGCCTCGTGAGCGCCTTCACCGTCCACTGGCGCCACCCGTCCTTCGAGCTCCAGGTTCACCTGCAAGTCATTGTAGACATTGTAGTCGTTACGCTGCTGATGCACGCAAGCGGCGGCATCGCCAGCGGCCTCGGGATGCTGATGGTGATCAGTATCGCCGGCGGCGCCATGTTGCTCGCGGGACGCGCCGCGGGGCTGTTTGCGGCCTTGGCCACCGTGGCGGTGCTGCTCGAACAGATCGGCACGCACTTCGCCAACCCGGCGGCGGCCGAGCAGTACTCCCAGGCCGGCCTGCTGGGCATGACCTTCTTCGCCACGGCGGTCCTCTCCCACGTGCTCGGCTGGCACATCCGCCACAACGAGCGCTTGGCCGCGCAACAGGCCGAGGCGCTGCGGCGCATGGCACAGCTCACCGAGTTCGTCATCGAGCGCATGCAGACCGGGGTGGTGGTGGCCGACGCCGAAGGGCAGGTGCACCTCATGAACGACGCGGCGCGCCAGCTCCTGGGCCTGTCGCGCGTGGCGCTCGCGCGCGACCTGCAGGCGCTGGCGCCGGAGCTCGCGCGGGGATGGCGCGCCGCCGCAGCCGGCTCCCCCCCGCCGGCGCGCCCGTTCCGTGCGCCGCTGAGCGGCGCCGAGATCATCCCCCGTTTTGCCACCTTGGGCGACGGCCGCACCGGCATGGTGATCTTCCTGGAGGACACCGACGCCATGGCGCAGCAGGCCCAGCAGCTCAAGCTCGCCTCTTTGGGGCGACTCACCGCCAGCATCGCACACGAGATCCGCAACCCCCTCGGCGCCATCAGCCACGCCGCGGCGCTGCTCAACGAAGCGCCCAGCCTGCTGACCGAGGACCGACGCCTCATCGAGATCATCGAGGCGCACTCCCGGCGTATGAACGTTATCGTCGAAAACGTGCTCCAGCTCGGGCGGCGCGGCCAGCCGCAGCCCACCCTCATGGACGTGGAGCCGTGGCTCACCCAGTTCCGCGACGAGTTCCTGGCCACCGTGCGCGTGCCCGCGCACGCCTTCGAGGTGCGGGTGCACCCGCCGGGCCTGCAGGTGCGCGTCGACCCCTCGCACCTGCACCAGATCCTGTGGAACCTGTGTCAGAATGCCGCCCGCCATAGCCCGCGCTGGCGCGTGGAGGCCCGCCTCGACGCGCGCACCGGCAAGCCGCGCATCGACGTGGTGGACGAGGGTCCGGGCATTCCCAAAGACGCGGCCGGTCACATCTTCGAGCCGTTCTTCACCACCGACCGCAACGGCACGGGCCTGGGCCTGTACATCGCCCGCGAGTTGGCCGAGTACAATCGCGCCCGGTTAAACTACGTGCCGGACGCGGGCGGCGCCCGGTTCAGCCTGTCCTTTCCCGATCCCAGAAGACAAAACGAGGCAGCATGA
- the gspE gene encoding type II secretion system ATPase GspE produces the protein MDSSKLPPVTSEPAQLEGWSSPEAPIPFSYAKRHGVVATGHEGDAVLVSYRPGLSGQVLAELRRHLARPLKLQSTTTEHFDRLLREVYERSSNEAMQMMEGLGEDVDLFSVAQQLGEPEDLLETEDDAPIIRLINALLTEAVKENASDIHIEPFESRLLVRFRVDGVLREVLQPPRALAPLVISRIKVMARLDIAEKRVPQDGRISLRVAGRAVDVRVSTLPSGHGERVVMRLLDKQAGRLDLTHLGMAPKDLALMDRLIHRPHGIILVTGPTGSGKTTTLYAALAGLNDRRRNIMTVEDPIEYYLDGVGQTQVNPKVDMTFARGLRAILRQDPDVVMVGEIRDLETVQIAVQASLTGHMVLSTLHTNTAIGAVTRLRDMGVEPFLLSSSLVGVLAQRLVRLLCEHCKRPYTASRADCEAFGLEAENPPTLHAPVGCDHCNGLGYRGRTGIYELVEIDDTLRQMIHDGAGEQDLERHARRHSPSIRQDGLRRILAGHTSVEEVFRVTRED, from the coding sequence ATGGACTCGAGTAAACTCCCACCGGTGACCTCCGAACCGGCCCAACTCGAGGGCTGGAGCAGCCCGGAGGCGCCGATCCCCTTCAGTTACGCCAAGCGCCACGGCGTGGTGGCGACCGGCCACGAGGGCGACGCGGTGCTGGTGAGCTACCGACCCGGTCTGTCCGGTCAGGTCCTGGCCGAGTTGCGCCGCCACCTCGCGCGGCCGCTCAAGCTGCAATCGACCACCACCGAGCACTTCGACCGCCTGTTGCGCGAGGTCTACGAGCGCAGCTCCAACGAGGCCATGCAGATGATGGAGGGCCTCGGCGAGGACGTCGACCTCTTCAGCGTCGCCCAGCAACTCGGCGAACCCGAGGACCTGCTCGAGACCGAGGACGACGCGCCCATCATCCGGCTCATCAACGCGCTGCTCACCGAGGCGGTGAAGGAGAACGCCTCGGATATCCACATCGAGCCTTTCGAGAGCCGCCTGCTGGTGCGCTTCCGCGTCGACGGCGTGCTGCGCGAGGTGCTGCAGCCGCCGCGCGCGCTGGCGCCGCTGGTGATCTCGCGCATTAAGGTCATGGCGCGTTTGGACATCGCCGAGAAGCGCGTGCCGCAGGATGGGCGCATCTCGCTGCGCGTGGCGGGCCGTGCGGTGGACGTGCGTGTCTCCACGCTGCCCTCGGGTCACGGCGAACGCGTGGTCATGCGGCTGCTGGACAAGCAGGCCGGGCGCCTGGACCTCACGCACCTGGGCATGGCGCCCAAGGATCTTGCGCTGATGGACCGGCTGATCCACCGCCCGCATGGCATCATCCTGGTCACCGGCCCCACGGGCTCGGGTAAGACGACCACCTTGTACGCCGCGCTCGCCGGCCTCAATGATCGGCGCCGCAACATCATGACCGTCGAGGACCCCATCGAGTACTACCTCGACGGCGTGGGCCAGACCCAAGTGAACCCCAAGGTCGACATGACCTTCGCGCGTGGCCTGCGCGCCATCCTGCGCCAGGACCCGGACGTGGTGATGGTGGGGGAGATCCGCGATCTCGAGACCGTGCAGATCGCCGTGCAGGCCTCGCTCACCGGCCACATGGTGCTGTCCACCCTGCACACCAACACCGCCATCGGCGCCGTGACACGTCTGCGCGATATGGGCGTCGAGCCCTTCCTGCTCTCATCCAGTTTGGTCGGTGTGCTCGCCCAGCGGCTGGTGCGCCTGCTGTGCGAGCACTGCAAGCGCCCGTATACCGCCAGCCGCGCCGACTGTGAGGCCTTCGGGCTCGAAGCCGAAAACCCGCCCACGCTGCACGCGCCGGTGGGTTGCGACCACTGCAACGGCCTGGGCTACCGCGGGCGCACCGGCATCTACGAACTGGTGGAGATCGACGACACGCTGCGCCAGATGATTCATGACGGCGCGGGCGAGCAGGACCTCGAACGCCACGCGCGCCGCCACTCCCCCAGCATCCGCCAGGACGGCCTGCGCCGCATTCTCGCGGGCCACACCTCGGTGGAAGAGGTGTTCCGCGTCACGCGCGAGGATTGA
- the gspJ gene encoding type II secretion system minor pseudopilin GspJ, with protein sequence MRRPHGEAARIHLAGGAGRGGGAGHRHGRRHQGRQRKRRQRAAPARQDLRALGSGEPRHRAARGAGLAERRPIEWHGGDGRAGVGVARAGFRHARPRPAAPGYRSAPGRSGACVGGVGRLPGPSHGAGGDGRRGVRPAARGFTLLELIVALAVFGLVSVLAYGGLRTVLEARAATDAMATRLAEIQTAVHLMGRDIEQIVTRPIRDEYGDTQPALQSASVGRMRLEFTRTGMTNPTDLPRPALRRIGYGLEEETLQRYSWRALDRPPEAEVDVEPLLEGVVEFGLRFLDAEANWHDDWPPLTGMGQEPRLLPVAVELTLELEDQGTLTRLFGVRR encoded by the coding sequence ATGCGGCGGCCGCATGGTGAGGCAGCGCGGATTCACCTTGCTGGAGGTGCTGGTCGCGGTGGCGGTGCTGGCCATCGCCATGGGCGCCGTCATCAAGGTCGGCAGCGAAAACGCCGCCAACGCGCTGCACCTGCGCGACAAGACCTACGCGCACTGGGTAGCGGTGAACCGCGCCACCGAGCTGCGCGTGGAGCAGGCCTGGCCGAGCGTCGGCCAATCGAATGGCACGGTGGAGATGGCCGAGCGGGTGTGGGAGTGGCGCGTGCGGGTTTCCGACACGCCCGACCCCGACCTGCGGCGCCTGGATATCGAAGTGCGCCTGGACGGTCAGGAGCATGCGTTGGCGGTGTTGGTCGCCTTCCTGGGCCGTCCCATGGCGCCGGCGGTGATGGGAGACGAGGCGTGAGGCCGGCGGCGCGCGGCTTCACCCTGCTGGAGCTGATCGTGGCCCTGGCGGTGTTCGGGCTGGTGTCGGTGCTGGCCTACGGCGGCCTGCGCACGGTGCTGGAGGCGCGCGCGGCCACCGATGCGATGGCCACGCGCCTGGCGGAGATCCAGACCGCTGTGCACCTGATGGGGCGCGACATCGAGCAGATCGTGACGCGGCCGATCCGCGACGAATACGGCGACACGCAGCCCGCGCTGCAGAGCGCCAGCGTGGGGCGCATGCGCCTGGAGTTCACCCGCACCGGCATGACCAACCCCACCGACCTGCCGCGCCCGGCGCTGCGGCGAATCGGCTACGGGCTGGAGGAGGAGACGCTGCAGCGCTACAGCTGGCGCGCGCTGGACCGCCCGCCCGAGGCCGAGGTCGATGTGGAGCCGCTGCTGGAGGGCGTGGTGGAGTTCGGGCTGCGCTTCCTCGATGCCGAGGCCAACTGGCACGACGACTGGCCGCCGCTGACCGGCATGGGGCAGGAACCGCGCCTGCTGCCGGTGGCGGTGGAGCTGACCCTGGAGCTGGAAGACCAGGGCACGCTGACGCGCTTGTTCGGGGTGCGCCGATGA
- the gspK gene encoding type II secretion system minor pseudopilin GspK — MNRHPTGRRRLAPSRRRQRGVALITALLVVALATIAAVAMAARQHVDIRRSANVLMHDQAYQYAVAGEQWAAQILMRDRRDNDTDHLGEPWAQVLPPMPLDEGTLAGALEDLQGRFNLNNLLLESGEPSLPDVARFMRLLHVLELDDALVDTVLDWIDPNIEPTVPDGAEDTHYLGLEAPYRTPNQLMASVSELRLIKGVDAEVYQALAPYVTALPGRTAINVNTAPAPVIAALAPAGMSLPEAEALVEARDEEGYPDLDTFLAQFPGQDVSTDGLSLATAHFLLRVEVRMGSARLNLYSVLQRHDQGVVTLARGQGAL; from the coding sequence ATGAACCGGCACCCGACGGGCCGCCGGCGCCTGGCCCCTTCGCGGCGCCGCCAGCGCGGTGTGGCGCTGATCACGGCGCTGCTGGTGGTGGCGCTCGCGACCATCGCCGCCGTGGCCATGGCCGCCCGCCAGCACGTGGACATCCGCCGCAGCGCCAACGTGCTGATGCACGACCAGGCCTATCAGTACGCGGTGGCCGGCGAGCAGTGGGCCGCGCAGATCCTGATGCGCGACCGGCGCGACAACGACACCGACCACCTCGGTGAGCCCTGGGCGCAGGTGCTGCCGCCGATGCCGCTGGACGAGGGCACTCTGGCCGGGGCCTTGGAGGACTTGCAGGGGCGGTTCAACCTGAACAACCTGCTGCTGGAGTCTGGCGAGCCGAGCCTGCCGGACGTGGCGCGCTTCATGCGCCTGTTGCACGTGCTGGAGCTGGACGACGCCCTGGTGGACACGGTGCTGGATTGGATCGACCCGAACATCGAGCCCACGGTGCCGGACGGTGCGGAGGATACGCACTACCTCGGGCTGGAGGCGCCCTACCGCACGCCCAACCAGCTCATGGCCAGCGTCTCCGAGCTGCGGCTGATCAAGGGCGTCGATGCGGAGGTGTACCAGGCGCTGGCACCGTACGTCACCGCGCTGCCGGGGCGCACGGCCATCAACGTGAACACGGCGCCGGCGCCGGTGATCGCCGCGTTGGCACCGGCGGGCATGAGCCTGCCGGAGGCCGAGGCCCTGGTGGAGGCGCGCGACGAGGAGGGCTACCCGGACCTCGACACCTTCCTCGCGCAGTTTCCCGGGCAGGATGTATCGACCGACGGCCTGTCGCTGGCGACGGCCCATTTTTTGTTGCGCGTGGAGGTCCGCATGGGCAGCGCGCGTTTGAATTTATACAGTGTCCTGCAGCGTCACGATCAAGGTGTCGTGACCCTGGCGCGCGGACAAGGAGCGTTATGA
- the gspG gene encoding type II secretion system major pseudopilin GspG, with amino-acid sequence MCRYPTGPRGARGFTLIEVMVVVVVLGILAAIVVPRVMDRPDTARITKAHQDIRTLEQALNLYRLDNFNYPTSEQGLEALVQRPSGTPEPRNWRPYLDRLPRDPWGNHYQYMNPGTRGQIDVFSYGADGQPGGEGINAEIGNWALD; translated from the coding sequence ATGTGTCGTTATCCCACCGGGCCCCGTGGCGCCCGAGGTTTTACCTTGATCGAGGTGATGGTGGTGGTCGTGGTGCTCGGCATCCTGGCCGCCATCGTGGTGCCGCGGGTCATGGACCGTCCCGACACGGCGCGCATCACCAAGGCGCACCAGGACATCCGTACCCTGGAGCAGGCGCTCAACCTCTACCGCCTGGACAACTTCAACTATCCGACCAGCGAGCAGGGCCTGGAGGCCTTGGTGCAGCGCCCCTCCGGCACGCCCGAGCCGCGCAACTGGCGCCCGTACCTCGATCGCCTGCCGCGCGACCCGTGGGGCAACCACTACCAGTACATGAATCCCGGCACGCGCGGCCAGATCGACGTGTTCAGCTACGGCGCCGACGGTCAACCCGGCGGCGAAGGCATCAACGCCGAGATCGGGAACTGGGCGCTGGATTGA